A portion of the Halodesulfovibrio aestuarii DSM 17919 = ATCC 29578 genome contains these proteins:
- a CDS encoding CgeB family protein, protein MTNTPQHILIVPPFDTLSSCIVTGCKEALEKLGHQVDVFDTEAWLPMTAALQQLPIKLVYQDTLSAHGVELISRAVAAVAYSNCIDIVLGFPRSPLTALVRKEMQAQSIITACWMTEEYASFPFWRKVIEGYDVVGTIQHEPFISELSVLGHTPVYLPFAAKSACCTPISTHTAVEDMIVVLGDASDELANALASHVDKGMVLWGDGWDNYERFVPHYQGKLQSLTRSERKALYRDAAIIVNIHSTNIGSGDAINMETFAIASCGGFQLVDKRILMDGMFSYDELVIFESAAELSEQITEFFDDRNSRMEYARNGQELVLAKHTYEQRMQVLLKAIADTKE, encoded by the coding sequence ATGACTAATACCCCACAGCATATTCTTATTGTCCCTCCGTTTGATACTCTAAGCTCCTGTATTGTTACAGGCTGTAAGGAAGCTTTGGAAAAGCTAGGGCATCAAGTCGATGTCTTCGATACAGAGGCATGGTTGCCTATGACGGCTGCGCTTCAGCAGTTACCAATAAAGCTTGTATACCAAGACACATTATCTGCACATGGGGTTGAGCTTATCTCCCGTGCCGTTGCTGCTGTAGCATATTCAAACTGCATAGATATTGTTCTTGGATTTCCACGTTCTCCGCTTACTGCACTTGTTCGTAAAGAGATGCAGGCGCAGTCCATCATAACTGCTTGCTGGATGACAGAGGAGTATGCTTCTTTTCCATTCTGGCGGAAAGTGATTGAAGGGTATGATGTTGTTGGAACCATTCAACACGAGCCGTTTATTAGTGAGCTTTCTGTGCTTGGACATACCCCTGTATATTTACCGTTTGCCGCTAAGAGTGCTTGTTGTACACCGATAAGTACGCATACAGCTGTAGAAGATATGATTGTGGTGCTTGGAGATGCGAGTGACGAGCTTGCCAACGCATTGGCTTCACATGTGGACAAAGGGATGGTTCTTTGGGGGGACGGCTGGGATAACTACGAACGCTTTGTGCCACATTATCAAGGCAAACTTCAATCTCTTACTCGTTCTGAACGTAAGGCTTTGTACAGAGATGCCGCAATTATCGTAAATATCCATTCTACAAATATTGGTAGTGGTGATGCCATAAATATGGAAACGTTTGCCATAGCTTCTTGTGGTGGGTTCCAACTCGTTGATAAACGTATTCTCATGGACGGGATGTTCTCATACGATGAACTAGTCATATTTGAATCTGCTGCTGAACTTTCAGAGCAAATTACTGAATTTTTCGATGACCGAAATTCCCGGATGGAATACGCCCGTAATGGACAAGAACTCGTGTTAGCTAAGCATACCTATGAGCAGCGAATGCAGGTTTTGCTGAAAGCTATTGCTGACACCAAGGAGTAA
- a CDS encoding DUF1641 domain-containing protein: MTNEELILARLEAMEEKISMMHSRAETMAELGATVTPIMRDTLHNVMLGELDALQHRCELDDITALLKRFVMSVRNITWALERLDDLVDIWALTEPMIKPTFLAGVSKFQELDEKGVFKSINALAESMGTITDKYSPEEIGRMGDGLVVLAGLLGKMGDADLENAKPVSPLGMVAKLHSKDSKQALGLVMELLSALGKEKA; the protein is encoded by the coding sequence ATGACCAACGAAGAACTCATTTTAGCTCGCCTGGAAGCCATGGAAGAAAAAATCAGCATGATGCACAGTCGCGCTGAGACCATGGCTGAACTGGGAGCTACAGTTACCCCGATTATGCGGGATACTCTTCACAACGTAATGCTCGGCGAACTAGATGCGCTGCAACACCGTTGCGAACTAGATGACATCACAGCCCTGTTAAAACGCTTTGTAATGAGCGTTCGTAATATCACATGGGCACTTGAGCGTCTTGATGACCTTGTAGACATATGGGCACTTACAGAGCCTATGATTAAGCCTACGTTCCTTGCTGGCGTCAGCAAGTTTCAGGAACTGGACGAAAAAGGTGTGTTCAAATCTATCAATGCACTTGCTGAATCCATGGGCACAATCACTGACAAATACTCTCCAGAAGAAATCGGCCGCATGGGCGATGGTCTGGTAGTACTTGCAGGTCTCCTTGGAAAGATGGGCGATGCTGATCTTGAAAATGCAAAGCCTGTGAGCCCGCTTGGTATGGTTGCAAAACTTCATTCCAAAGACTCCAAACAGGCACTGGGTCTTGTTATGGAACTTCTTTCCGCACTTGGTAAAGAAAAAGCATAA
- a CDS encoding Nif3-like dinuclear metal center hexameric protein, with the protein MKTADLIGKIEDTAILCGAATWDNCGVQIPNRRKNVQKLALALDPTEETIQAAIAQGADFILTHHPLLMKPRYLNRLDTHFSIVSALIQNDICLYSAHTSLDANPEGPAGWLARALELQDCKILGASCTFEPEAIAFTPSRKTAASSMLYEWENHPHIHCVRHVEQMINVTYNKEHRSTVLAQLAADLDELPIFIPSTPDTASRSLGFGTIGTLPKTVSFGIFAEQLASVVDRDYWVKSGPTPESVTKIAYCTGSGSDFAPKAFAMGADVFITGDVKYHSALDTTGCILDVGHFSLEEEMMRQFALQLATELEDIEIFFLPAQDPMRLIGPFAE; encoded by the coding sequence ATGAAGACAGCTGACCTTATCGGAAAAATCGAAGATACAGCCATTCTTTGCGGCGCAGCTACATGGGATAACTGTGGCGTGCAGATTCCCAACCGAAGAAAAAATGTACAAAAACTTGCTCTGGCGCTTGATCCAACTGAAGAGACAATTCAGGCAGCCATAGCACAGGGTGCAGATTTTATACTTACGCACCATCCGTTGTTGATGAAGCCTCGGTATTTAAACAGACTTGATACACATTTTTCTATTGTATCAGCGCTCATACAAAATGATATATGCCTTTACAGTGCACATACGTCGCTTGATGCAAACCCGGAAGGACCGGCGGGATGGCTAGCACGTGCGCTTGAACTGCAAGATTGCAAAATACTTGGCGCTTCCTGTACCTTTGAACCGGAAGCTATTGCTTTTACGCCATCACGTAAGACTGCAGCAAGCTCTATGCTCTATGAATGGGAAAACCACCCCCATATTCACTGTGTGCGGCACGTTGAACAAATGATCAATGTAACATATAATAAAGAGCATCGAAGCACTGTTCTTGCTCAGCTTGCAGCTGACTTGGATGAGTTGCCGATTTTTATACCTTCTACACCTGATACGGCCTCCCGAAGCCTCGGCTTTGGCACTATTGGCACTTTGCCAAAAACTGTATCTTTTGGCATATTCGCTGAGCAACTTGCCTCAGTGGTAGATCGTGATTATTGGGTTAAAAGCGGCCCTACTCCTGAATCAGTAACAAAAATTGCTTACTGTACAGGATCCGGCAGTGATTTTGCCCCGAAAGCGTTTGCCATGGGTGCGGATGTATTTATTACTGGTGATGTCAAATATCATTCTGCTCTGGATACAACTGGATGCATTCTCGATGTTGGACATTTCAGCCTTGAAGAAGAAATGATGCGGCAGTTCGCATTGCAACTTGCAACAGAACTGGAAGACATAGAAATATTTTTCCTGCCGGCGCAGGATCCGATGCGTTTGATCGGCCCATTCGCAGAATAG
- the sqr gene encoding type III sulfide quinone reductase, selenoprotein subtype encodes MKKLLILGSGCGGTMIAAKMRKLLAEKEWDITIIDRDPMHHYQPGWLFVPFGIYTPGDCVKPKAEFIPKGVNFVLDTITNIDPKNKVVTTKEGKYDYDWIVIGTGCRVVPEEVEGMMDDWRGDIHDFYTPDGAAALMPKMHEFTKGKLILNIAETPYKCPVAPLEFLYMADDFFKKRGVRDNIEIELVTPLTGAFTKSVANRILGGLCKEKGINIVPNFVLDSVDTKNKALVDVMGEEINYDLLVSIPPNFGQQVLEDSGIGDAMCFVPTDNHTLKAEEHENMYVIGDATNVPTSKAGSVAHFECDIISENLFAEINGNAPHHMFDGHSNCFIVTSLEKASLIDFNYETEPLPGKFPLPGVGPFDLLGDTRMNYYGKQMFRWVYYNLMLKGHELPFEPNMYMAGKIDVRKNK; translated from the coding sequence ATGAAGAAACTACTTATTCTCGGTTCAGGTTGTGGCGGCACAATGATTGCCGCAAAAATGCGCAAGCTGCTTGCCGAGAAAGAATGGGATATCACCATCATCGACCGTGACCCGATGCACCACTACCAGCCAGGCTGGTTGTTTGTGCCTTTCGGGATTTACACTCCGGGTGATTGTGTAAAGCCAAAAGCTGAATTTATCCCTAAAGGTGTTAACTTCGTACTGGATACCATCACCAACATCGACCCTAAGAACAAAGTTGTTACCACTAAAGAAGGCAAGTACGATTACGACTGGATTGTAATCGGTACTGGCTGTCGTGTTGTGCCGGAAGAAGTTGAAGGCATGATGGACGACTGGCGCGGTGACATTCACGACTTCTACACCCCTGATGGTGCTGCGGCTCTTATGCCTAAAATGCACGAATTCACCAAGGGCAAGCTTATTCTTAATATTGCTGAGACACCGTACAAATGTCCAGTTGCTCCGCTTGAATTCCTCTACATGGCAGATGACTTCTTCAAAAAACGCGGCGTTCGTGACAATATTGAGATCGAACTCGTTACCCCGCTTACAGGCGCTTTCACCAAGTCTGTTGCAAACCGAATCCTTGGCGGCCTCTGTAAAGAAAAAGGCATCAACATTGTTCCTAACTTCGTTCTCGACAGTGTAGATACTAAAAATAAAGCTCTCGTTGACGTAATGGGTGAAGAGATCAACTACGACTTACTCGTATCCATCCCACCTAACTTTGGTCAGCAGGTACTTGAAGATTCCGGCATCGGCGATGCAATGTGTTTCGTGCCTACTGACAACCACACTCTCAAAGCTGAAGAGCACGAGAACATGTACGTTATCGGTGATGCAACCAACGTTCCGACATCTAAAGCTGGCTCCGTTGCTCACTTCGAGTGCGACATCATTAGCGAAAACCTTTTTGCTGAAATCAACGGTAACGCACCGCACCACATGTTTGATGGTCACTCAAACTGCTTTATTGTTACCAGCCTCGAGAAAGCCTCCCTCATTGACTTTAACTACGAAACTGAGCCGCTTCCAGGCAAGTTCCCACTTCCAGGCGTAGGTCCATTCGATCTTCTCGGCGACACACGTATGAACTACTACGGCAAGCAGATGTTCCGTTGGGTTTACTACAACCTCATGCTGAAAGGTCACGAACTTCCGTTTGAGCCAAACATGTACATGGCTGGCAAAATAGACGTTCGTAAAAACAAATAG
- a CDS encoding RrF2 family transcriptional regulator, whose translation MRISTTAHNASLLLAHLALQDGNKPVPAAALSDKTGISVKFIEKIIRSLKTAGMVRSVRGVAGGHILCRRPEDVTLAQVLRVIEGGVIAPTPNSDDEFFPAQVVGSWDSVAQALEDTLEKITLADLMRSQASSYSNNILLSNTLEARDATHIPLPTLA comes from the coding sequence ATGCGAATCTCTACAACTGCACATAATGCATCGTTATTGCTAGCTCATCTTGCTCTACAGGATGGCAATAAACCAGTCCCAGCTGCGGCTTTATCTGACAAAACAGGGATCTCCGTTAAGTTCATCGAAAAAATTATTCGGTCATTGAAAACTGCGGGAATGGTGAGAAGCGTACGTGGCGTTGCCGGAGGACATATCCTCTGCAGACGTCCTGAAGACGTAACTCTTGCGCAGGTATTACGAGTAATTGAAGGCGGAGTAATTGCCCCTACTCCTAATTCTGACGATGAATTCTTCCCGGCTCAGGTTGTCGGCTCTTGGGATAGTGTAGCACAAGCCTTAGAAGACACGCTTGAAAAAATTACTCTTGCTGATCTGATGCGGAGTCAAGCTTCAAGCTACAGTAATAACATTTTGCTCAGTAACACATTGGAAGCACGAGATGCGACACACATCCCCCTTCCGACGTTAGCTTAA
- the ispD gene encoding 2-C-methyl-D-erythritol 4-phosphate cytidylyltransferase, whose protein sequence is MHCWSIILAAGSGTRLSAATNGIKKQFLEWQGAPLFWQSAITFSHTTRMRGLVFVFPEEDIDEATETLKKLDFGRRLGLPWKVVAGGARRQDSVYNGLQALPTESTHILVHDAARPFFSATLTNALLDALEKGSQAVIPAIPVTDTIKVVENNSICHTLDRSTLRACQTPQGFHKKMLIEAHNKCNEEGWEVTDDASIVEQAGYSVATVAGEMTNCKITNPEDLAMIESKQTSMPIPVTGWGYDVHRYGEGRPMKLGGIPIQGGPQVVAHSDGDVLLHALCDALLGCMGDGDIGEHFPDSSAQFDNISSGVLLNEVYDKFLQRGYRLTNIDLTIIAQVPRLVPWKPQIKKNICRMLKLNDDQVNVKATTEEKLGFTGEKKGIKAVAAIMALRG, encoded by the coding sequence ATGCATTGTTGGTCTATCATTCTTGCCGCTGGTTCTGGAACCCGACTCTCTGCTGCCACAAACGGCATTAAAAAGCAGTTCTTAGAATGGCAGGGCGCCCCGCTTTTCTGGCAATCTGCGATTACATTCTCGCATACAACCCGTATGCGCGGGCTTGTCTTTGTTTTCCCTGAAGAAGATATTGACGAAGCAACAGAAACGCTGAAGAAACTCGATTTTGGACGCAGGCTTGGCCTACCATGGAAAGTGGTTGCGGGTGGTGCTCGCAGACAGGATTCTGTTTATAACGGCTTACAGGCACTGCCTACCGAGAGCACCCACATACTTGTGCACGACGCAGCACGCCCTTTTTTCTCTGCGACGCTCACAAACGCACTTCTCGACGCTCTTGAAAAAGGCTCTCAAGCGGTCATCCCTGCAATTCCTGTCACTGACACCATAAAAGTTGTCGAAAACAATAGCATTTGCCATACCCTTGACCGCTCTACCCTCAGAGCCTGTCAAACTCCACAAGGGTTCCACAAAAAAATGCTCATCGAGGCACACAACAAGTGCAACGAAGAAGGTTGGGAAGTGACAGATGATGCATCCATTGTTGAACAGGCTGGATACTCTGTTGCTACAGTGGCAGGTGAAATGACAAATTGCAAAATAACAAATCCGGAAGACCTTGCCATGATCGAATCAAAACAGACTTCCATGCCAATTCCAGTTACCGGCTGGGGATACGACGTGCACCGCTATGGTGAAGGACGACCAATGAAGCTTGGAGGCATTCCTATCCAAGGAGGTCCTCAGGTTGTTGCGCATTCGGACGGCGACGTTCTGCTTCATGCGCTATGTGATGCACTCCTCGGCTGCATGGGCGACGGCGATATCGGCGAACATTTTCCAGACTCTTCAGCGCAGTTTGACAATATTTCAAGCGGCGTGCTCCTCAACGAAGTCTATGACAAATTTCTTCAGCGAGGCTATCGTCTCACAAACATAGACCTCACAATTATTGCACAAGTGCCGCGCCTTGTACCTTGGAAGCCGCAGATCAAAAAAAATATCTGTCGTATGCTCAAGCTTAACGACGACCAAGTGAACGTAAAAGCTACCACCGAAGAAAAACTCGGATTTACTGGTGAGAAAAAAGGCATCAAAGCCGTAGCTGCTATTATGGCGTTACGCGGGTAG
- a CDS encoding glycosyltransferase family 9 protein translates to MKKYCVIQLGNLTDLLQTKRLILSLRQHDAEVHLCVLSELQDAAAFLYPEVVLHVLPLEMMGDEGSFGEASIASLQAESFDSIYNLHDSLQNMALSSALSLGSLYGYWRNKGREYRSQWFTCMSRVQGRRRFLNMMDIWAHLVPSPIPSHMVNPIAMRKGGGIGVVLRDIHNRVLPLTVLAGCINAVCTASRETNVVLFGEKTDEQVVADLLPLLREKIAAKTVTRCFATSFKEDLEIIGTLDMLVTPESSLMHAAAHVGTPVNAFFHSSAWCMENGPYGLGHRVWQADTACAPCVPTENCSEAFACMHAFGSEKLQRFLAGKIDDDYPQGVTGYVSMLDEVGVTYMPVFGAEEHAGERLALRGVASEFVGITKISKTVPVGSNTFYAEQDWLIQNCAHDEEYVDD, encoded by the coding sequence ATGAAAAAATACTGCGTTATCCAATTAGGTAATCTAACTGACCTGCTCCAAACAAAACGGCTTATTCTTTCTTTGCGTCAACATGATGCTGAGGTGCATCTATGCGTATTGTCAGAACTTCAAGATGCTGCTGCGTTTTTGTATCCAGAAGTTGTGCTTCATGTTCTTCCGTTGGAAATGATGGGTGATGAAGGTTCATTTGGGGAGGCTTCGATAGCTTCTTTGCAAGCAGAGTCGTTTGATTCTATCTACAATCTGCATGATTCCTTACAGAATATGGCACTTTCGTCAGCACTTTCTCTAGGTTCTCTGTATGGCTATTGGAGAAATAAGGGGCGCGAATACCGTAGCCAGTGGTTTACTTGTATGTCGCGTGTGCAGGGGCGGCGTCGCTTTTTGAATATGATGGACATCTGGGCACATCTTGTACCATCACCAATTCCGTCTCATATGGTTAACCCTATTGCCATGCGTAAAGGTGGCGGCATCGGGGTTGTTTTACGGGACATACACAATAGAGTGCTGCCACTCACTGTACTTGCAGGATGCATAAATGCAGTTTGTACCGCCAGTCGCGAAACCAACGTTGTCCTGTTTGGTGAAAAAACAGACGAGCAGGTTGTTGCTGACCTGCTCCCATTGTTGAGGGAGAAAATAGCAGCCAAGACCGTAACCCGATGTTTTGCAACTTCATTTAAGGAAGATCTGGAAATTATTGGTACGTTGGACATGCTTGTAACACCGGAATCAAGCTTAATGCATGCAGCCGCACATGTAGGAACGCCTGTGAACGCTTTTTTCCATTCCTCAGCGTGGTGTATGGAAAATGGCCCTTACGGGCTTGGGCACAGGGTATGGCAGGCAGACACCGCTTGCGCCCCATGTGTCCCGACGGAAAATTGTTCAGAAGCATTTGCTTGTATGCATGCATTCGGTAGTGAGAAACTTCAGCGTTTTCTCGCTGGTAAAATTGATGATGATTACCCGCAGGGAGTGACTGGATATGTGTCCATGCTAGACGAAGTAGGGGTAACGTATATGCCGGTTTTTGGCGCAGAGGAACATGCGGGAGAGCGTCTTGCGTTACGAGGTGTTGCCTCTGAGTTTGTGGGTATAACTAAAATTAGTAAAACAGTGCCTGTGGGTAGCAATACGTTTTATGCTGAGCAGGATTGGCTTATCCAGAATTGCGCACACGATGAGGAGTATGTTGATGACTAA
- a CDS encoding zinc ribbon domain-containing protein, whose translation MSLYLKQIEQLVALQLVDDEILGITSELDEAPKEVEALQGRFDALENQRNRFLEKIDHLKGQEKRINAEIENDALKVKKSKSKLMLVGNTKEYHAMMREMDNLEKLNRLREEEKIALLEELERQQMAVSDMDERYSIIKEDLEAKKASLKQRVEEANKVLEKLDKKRNVAGKEVPTPILNRYEFIRSRLDNPVIVAVKEQICNGCHIAIPPQSYIELQKGHQILSCPNCQRLIYWSEHFASEADKAAEA comes from the coding sequence TTGAGCCTGTATTTAAAGCAAATCGAACAGCTTGTTGCGTTGCAGCTTGTTGATGATGAAATCCTTGGTATCACCAGCGAACTTGATGAAGCTCCAAAAGAAGTTGAAGCTCTTCAAGGACGCTTTGATGCGCTTGAAAACCAGCGCAACCGTTTCCTTGAGAAGATTGACCACCTCAAGGGACAGGAAAAACGCATTAACGCTGAGATCGAAAACGACGCTCTCAAAGTTAAAAAAAGCAAGTCCAAACTAATGCTCGTTGGTAACACCAAAGAGTATCATGCGATGATGCGTGAAATGGACAACCTTGAGAAACTCAACCGTCTTCGTGAAGAAGAAAAGATTGCTCTTTTAGAAGAACTTGAGCGTCAGCAGATGGCAGTTTCTGATATGGATGAACGTTACAGCATCATCAAAGAGGATCTGGAAGCAAAGAAAGCCAGCCTCAAACAGCGTGTCGAAGAAGCAAACAAGGTTCTCGAGAAACTCGATAAAAAACGTAATGTTGCAGGAAAAGAAGTTCCTACTCCTATCCTTAACCGTTACGAATTCATTCGTTCTCGTTTGGACAACCCAGTTATTGTAGCTGTTAAAGAACAGATCTGTAACGGTTGTCACATTGCTATTCCACCACAGAGCTACATCGAGCTTCAAAAAGGTCATCAGATCCTTAGCTGCCCAAACTGCCAGCGTCTAATCTACTGGTCAGAACACTTCGCTAGCGAAGCAGACAAAGCAGCGGAAGCGTAA
- a CDS encoding RrF2 family transcriptional regulator has translation MKLSARTRYAVRILVKLGRHGTDSPLKTTSLSESSGVSVQFIEQILRPLKKAGLIASMRGAAGGHMLAKTPEDISVGDVIRIMEGHVGLTACCDKKLADDCPRKDFCTTRSVWIKASQVLENELNSISLQDIIDGKVHPIE, from the coding sequence ATGAAGCTTTCTGCGCGTACTCGCTATGCTGTCAGAATTCTAGTTAAATTAGGACGGCATGGCACTGACTCTCCATTGAAAACCACATCCTTATCTGAATCTTCCGGAGTTTCTGTACAATTCATAGAACAAATATTGCGTCCCCTAAAAAAAGCCGGACTAATTGCAAGTATGCGTGGCGCTGCTGGCGGCCATATGCTTGCTAAGACCCCCGAGGATATCTCCGTTGGGGATGTTATTCGTATAATGGAAGGGCATGTTGGCCTTACCGCATGCTGTGACAAAAAACTTGCGGACGATTGTCCACGCAAAGATTTCTGTACTACTCGAAGCGTCTGGATCAAAGCTTCTCAAGTTCTTGAAAACGAGCTTAACTCCATTTCTTTGCAAGATATTATTGATGGTAAAGTTCACCCTATCGAATAG